A region of Cucumis melo cultivar AY chromosome 2, USDA_Cmelo_AY_1.0, whole genome shotgun sequence DNA encodes the following proteins:
- the LOC103502741 gene encoding uncharacterized protein LOC103502741, whose protein sequence is MMLHGGMAMHFYAPICPAPVRRNANEGITRFRRRINLYSSVQISSVVQTDANDNLPRSKKISSLGKSLSKTLTPKPLLVQPNTVGVIGGVSVFSTLLFLEKLVWWSLKDGQESIPFVVCSEPALGKGIPPVTSLCTFSTDSSQYGHSDAPIIENLNRKRAFLELSGARCLITPCHLTHRWLSDTSESCKLPFLHVGDCVARELKEATLKPLEGGRNVRIGLLATDTTVTGIYYERLQNQGFDVLLPDEATMKHIVIPAVEALNKRDQEGARNLLRIAVHVLLIRAVNMALCNSNEPQPEAKLLYQIHPGMLITWLMHMSFSFIFHCLDMPKMR, encoded by the exons ATGATGCTTCATGGAGGGATGGCTATGCACTTTTATGCGCCGATTTGCCCAGCACCTGTTCGACGAAATGCCAATGAGGGTATTACTCGCTTTAGAAGGAGAATAAACCTGTATTCATCTGTACAGATTTCCTCCGTTGTTCAAACTGATGCAAATGACAACTTACCAAGATCCAAGAAGATATCAAGTTTAGGAAAATCTCTCTCGAAAACTCTAACTCCTAAACCCCTTCTTGTCCAGCCCAACACTGTGGGTGTCATAGGGGGAGTGTCGGTTTTTTCTACTCTACTTTTCTTGGAAAAGCTTGTCTGGTGGAGTTTGAAGGATGGACAAGAGAGCATACCTTTTGTTGTCTGTAGTGAGCCTGCATTAGGCAAAGGGATTCCACCTGTTACTTCGTTGTGCACGTTCAGCACAGATTCTTCACAATATGGTCATAGTGATGCTCCAATCATCGAGAATTTGAACAGGAAAAGGGCATTTCTCGAGCTGTCTGGAGCTCGGTGTCTAATTACACCATGCCATCTTACTCATAGGTGGCTTAGTGACACATCTGAGAGCTGCAAGTTGCCTTTCCTTCATGTGGGTGATTGTGTTGCTAGGGAGCTTAAAGAAGCTACGCTTAAGCCACTTGAAGGAGGGAGGAATGTCCGGATCGGGCTGCTTGCAACTGATACAACAGTAACTGGTATTTACTATGAGAGGCTACAAAATCAG gGCTTTGATGTTCTCTTGCCAGACGAAGCAACCATGAAGCATATTGTAATTCCAGCAGTTGAAGCTTTGAATAAAAGGGATCAGGAAGGAGCAAGAAATCTGTTGAGAATTGCTGTTCATGTTCTTTTGATAAGGGCTGTGAATATG GCACTATGCAATTCAAATGAGCCCCAGCCAGAAGCCAAGTTGCTGTATCAAATTCATCCTGGAATGTTGATCACATGGTTGATGCATATGAGCTTCAGCTTCATTTTCCATTGTCTTGATATGCCCAAGATGAGATAA